The proteins below are encoded in one region of Phaseolus vulgaris cultivar G19833 chromosome 1, P. vulgaris v2.0, whole genome shotgun sequence:
- the LOC137814820 gene encoding uncharacterized protein, translating to MALETAWYDFVCFGIVGLAFLGALLVLGMKEVASRRHFETTYESLLLSRPDDEVILDVLPSDHVSTSQLWTSCWQGLHPICLLCTRFLSFVIMLLFLLWDVLLYDAGIFLYYTEWTFALVIVYFALGTIVSVYGCWRFLNKPLIHNVAKDEFMSRDVEETMSTNLNVYQEKDAKSSIKLESRYVEEEFQQRAGFWGYLMQTTYQTCAGAVILTDILFWGVIVPFLPISHLRLSPLMGCMHTLNAFFLLLDTALNNLQFPWFRVSYFVLWSCGYVIFQWVIHAFGFKWWPYPFLELNNKWAPIWYLCLAVIHVPCYGVYYLIVRGKNTILPRLFPRAFLRSY from the exons ATGGCATTGGAGACAGCGTGGTATGATTTCGTGTGTTTTGGCATAGTTGGGTTGGCCTTTTTGGGAGCGTTATTGGTTCTGGGAATGAAAGAAGTTGCTTCTCGAAGGCACTTTGAGACCACCTATGAGAGCCTTTTGTTGTCTCGACCTGACGATGAAGTGATCTTGGATGTTCTGCCCAGTGATCACGTCAGCACCTCACAACTGTGGACAAGTTGCTGGCAAGGACTGCACCCCATTTGCCTCCTTTGTACCCGTTTCCTTTCCTTTGTGATCatgcttcttttcttgctctGGGATGTTCTACTGTACGACGCAGGAATATTTCTTTACTACACTGA GTGGACATTTGCATTGGTTATTGTATATTTTGCG TTGGGAACCATTGTGTCTGTATATGGATGCTGGAGATTCCTTAATAAACCTCTCATTCACAACGTTGCAAAGGATGAGTTTATGAGCAGGGATGTGGAAGAGACAATGTCTACAAACTTAAACGTTTACCAAGAGAAAGACGCCAAGAGTTCCATCAAGTTAGAAAGCCGATATGTTGAAGAGGAGTTTCAACAAAGAGCAGGGTTTTGGGGTTACCTTATGCAAACTACATATCAG ACGTGTGCAGGGGCTGTCATCTTAACCGACATTCTATTTTGGGGTGTTATAGTTCCCTTCTTACCAATTTCTCATTTAAGACTAAGCCCG TTGATGGGATGCATGCATACATTGAATGCATTTTTCCTCCTTCTGGATACAGCTCTTAATAATCTC CAATTTCCTTGGTTTAGAGTCTCCTATTTCGTTCTCTGGAGCTGTGGTTATGTCATTTTTCAATGGGTCATCCACGCCTTTGGTTTTAAATG GTGGCCATATCCCTTTCTGGAGCTTAATAACAAATGGGCTCCTATCTG GTATTTGTGCCTGGCAGTAATTCATGTCCCTTGCTATGGTGTGTATTACCTAATAGTGCGAGGGAAAAATACCATTCTCCCCAGATTGTTCCCTAGAGCATTTTTAAGGTCATACTAG
- the LOC137814821 gene encoding uncharacterized protein, protein MDDCCAVCAEPLEWVAYGPCLHREVCSTCVARLRFICDDRRCCICKTECNLVFVTKALGDYTKVINDFAALPSEVREGKIGSYWYHEDTNAFFDDVDHYKMIKAMCRLSCNVCDKMEEQPQDAASRRRAKFRNIGQLKGHLFHCHKLHMCGLCLEGRKVFICEQKLYTRTQLNQHINTGDSEVDGSESERGGFMGHPMCEFCRTPFYGDNELYMHMSTEHYTCHICQRQHPGQYEYYKNYDDLEIHFRQEHFLCEDEACLAKKFVVFQSDQEMKRHNAIEHGGRMSRSKRNAALQIPTSFRYRHGNEHEQRRGRNRSFRRDFTENQLSMAIEASLQTANTEQTFRDQSASGSGRVAVDDDNGDIDSLILPFESLDAAGSEASSRYLQALGHSSRSGPLEDSSFPPLPITSNNGQQGSKHELEGSSSNSMAARLRRRNNKTVTVINSGNAWPAASRGLVQPSSNSSQFRLSSNNVPGLSRNSGQTKKTVINSGLLPSTYAGSIQSTQRTAHGQLPGGSSRDTRDNVRIVHSASAPNLMENNSVEASISDFPPVSAAQASKLPASSHSSLNVENVQSANKSLVEKIRGALDFDEGRYSMFKDISAKYRQGTIDTGTYLDYVQKFGLSHLVLELARLCPDIEKQTELVEAYSATLQRDALLENNLVQSSASTHRKDSNVNKKGKGKSIDSRGSNSTEKLADNFLSTVHQLQANYKSSEEKAEVLSRGDYRSDRGKLKIDQRIDTNSGSQPAVKLSGKTETSNGSLSTQIREDGGGGNKQRKKGSKFLRVRLGDGPASALDQSDPGTTDGSEVNKDGSGGGLPVRGVWRNGGGQKLFP, encoded by the exons ATGGATGACTGTTGTGCTGTTTGCGCAGAGCCTTTGGAATGGGTCGCCTACGGACCCTGTTTGCACCGGGAGGTCTGCTCCACGTGCGTCGCTCGCCTCCGTTTCATATGCGACGATCGCCGCTGCTGCATCTGCAAGACCGAATGCAACCTCGTATTCGTCACCAAG GCTCTGGGAGATTATACGAAGGTGATTAATGACTTTGCTGCCCTTCCTTCAGAGGTAAGGGAGGGCAAGATTGGATCATATTGGTACCATGAGGATACAAATGCATTTTTTGATGATGTGGACCATTACAAGATGATCAAGGCTATGTGTAGACTTTCGTGCAATGTATGTGACAAGATGGAGGAGCAACCACAGGATGCTGCTTCAAGGCGACGTGCTAAGTTTAGGAATATAGGGCAGTTGAAGGGTCATTTATTCCACTGTCACAAGTTGCATATGTGCGGTTTGTGTTTGGAGGGCAGAAAG GTTTTTATATGTGAGCAAAAGCTATATACCAGAACACAGTTGAATCAACACATAAACACAGGTGATTCTGAGGTGGATGgaagtgagagtgagagaggtGGTTTCATGGGGCATCCAATGTGTGAATTCTGCAGAACCCCATTTTATGGAGACAATGAATTATATATGCATATGTCTACAGAACATTATACTTGTCATATATGCCAAAG GCAGCATCCAGGGCAGTATGAGTACTATAAGAATTATGATGACCTAGAG ATTCACTTCCGTCAAGAGCATTTCTTATGTGAAGATGAGGCTTGTCTTGCTAagaaatttgttgtttttcaatctgatcAAGAGATGAAG AGGCATAATGCTATCGAACATGGAGGACGGATGTCACGATCTAAGCGTAATGCTGCTCTTCAG ATTCCAACTAGTTTTCGATACAGACACGGTAATGAACATGAGCAACGCCGTGGAAGAAATCGTTCGTTTCGTCGTGATTTTACTGAAAATCAACTTTCTATGGCCATTGAAGCTAGTCTACAAACAGCTAATACAGAGCAAACATTTCGTGATCAATCGGCATCAGGTAGTGGGCGAGTTGCTGTTGATGATGACAATGGTGATATTGATTCTCTCATTCTGCCATTTGAATCATTAGATGCAGCTGGTTCTGAAGCATCTTCAAGATACCTTCAAGCCTTGGGGCATAGCTCAAGGAGTGGACCTCTGGAGGATTCTTCCTTTCCACCACTACCCATAACTTCCAACAATGGCCAGCAAGGATCCAAACATGAATTGGAAGGTTCATCTAGTAACTCCATGGCTGCACGTCTGCGTCGTCGTAACAACAAAACTGTAACCGTTATTAATTCTGGTAATGCCTGGCCAGCAGCTAGTCGTGGACTGGTACAACCATCAAGTAATTCTTCGCAATTTAGACTGTCATCAAATAATGTCCCGGGTCTTTCTCGTAATTCTGGGCAGACAAAGAAGACAGTGATTAACAGTGGACTTTTGCCATCAACTTATGCTGGTTCTATTCAGTCTACACAAAGAACTGCTCATGGACAGTTACCTGGTGGTTCATCGAGGGATACACGTGACAATGTTAGAATTGTTCACTCTGCATCTGCCCCAAATCTCATGGAAAACAACTCTGTCGAAGCTTCAATATCTGATTTTCCTCCTGTTTCTGCTGCACAGGCGAGCAAGTTACCTGCTAGCAGTCACTCTTCATTGAATGTGGAAAATGTTCAGTCTGCTAACAAGTCTCTGGTTGAAAAGATTCGTGGTGCTCTTGATTTTGACGAAGGAAGATACAGTATGTTTAAGGACATATCTGCCAAATATCGCCAAGGCACAATAGATACAGGCACGTATCTGGACTATGTGCAGAAGTTTGGCTTGTCTCATCTTGTGCTTGAGTTGGCAAGACTATGCCCGGATATTGAGAAGCAGACAGAGCTTGTTGAGGCATACAGCGCTACTTTGCAAAGAGATGCTTTACTTGAAAATAACTTGGTTCAAAGCAGTGCTAGCACCCATCGCAAAGACAGTAATGTAAACAAGAAAGGTAAAGGTAAGTCTATAGATAGTAGGGGGAGTAACTCCACAGAGAAATTAGCAGATAACTTTTTAAGCACCGTACATCAGCTACAGGCAAATTATAAATCTTCAGAAGAGAAGGCGGAGGTGCTATCAAGGGGTGATTACCGAAGTGACAGGGGCAAATTAAAAATCGATCAGCGGATTGATACAAATTCTGGAAGTCAACCTGCGGTGAAGCTTAGTGGGAAGACTGAGACATCAAATGGCAGTTTATCCACTCAAATTAGAGAGGATGGTGGTGGTGGGAACAAGCAACGCAAGAAAGGTTCAAAGTTCCTTAGAGTGCGACTTGGTGATGGCCCTGCTTCGGCCCTTGATCAATCAGATCCTGGAACAACAGACGGCTCAGAAGTTAACAAGGATGGATCTGGAGGAGGTCTACCTGTGCGTGGTGTTTGGCGAAATGGGGGAGGTCAGAAACTTTTTCCCTAA